The following proteins are co-located in the Pseudomonas synxantha genome:
- the moaE gene encoding molybdopterin synthase catalytic subunit MoaE: protein MAIRVQVEAFDPGAEVNAMHDANVGVGAVVSFVGYVRDFNDGREVSGMFLEHYSGMTEKALTKIAVEAEQRWPLLKLEVLHRIGALEPGEPIVFVAAASAHRQAAFEACAFVMDYLKTRAPFWKKENTPDGARWVEGRGSDHAAAERWKS, encoded by the coding sequence ATGGCCATTCGTGTGCAAGTCGAAGCCTTTGATCCCGGCGCTGAAGTCAACGCCATGCACGACGCCAATGTCGGCGTGGGCGCGGTGGTGAGTTTTGTCGGTTATGTGCGCGACTTCAATGACGGGCGCGAGGTGTCGGGGATGTTTCTTGAGCACTACTCCGGCATGACCGAAAAGGCTTTGACCAAGATCGCCGTCGAAGCTGAACAGCGTTGGCCGTTGCTCAAGCTGGAGGTGCTGCATCGCATCGGCGCGCTGGAGCCGGGCGAGCCGATTGTGTTTGTCGCGGCAGCCAGTGCTCATCGCCAGGCGGCGTTTGAGGCGTGTGCGTTTGTGATGGATTACTTGAAGACGCGGGCGCCGTTTTGGAAGAAGGAAAATACCCCGGACGGCGCACGGTGGGTGGAAGGGCGGGGTAGTGATCACGCTGCGGCAGAGCGTTGGAAGTCTTAA